One genomic segment of Ipomoea triloba cultivar NCNSP0323 chromosome 9, ASM357664v1 includes these proteins:
- the LOC116031014 gene encoding protein IQ-DOMAIN 1-like, which produces MGKKGSWLSSVKKAFSPDSKKASKSNKKRLEKEQLQVPDSSIFETPIVSLPAPPVPPVEEVKPTEVEKEQTKHAYSVAVATVAAAEAAVAAAHAAAEVVRLTAPNRFAGKSKEEIAAIRIQTAFRGYLARRALRALRGLVRLKSLVDGPTVKRQTANTLKCMQTLSRVQSQIHSRRNRMLEENRALQRQLVQKHAKELENLRRGEEWDDSIQSKEQVEANLLSKYEAATRRERALAYSYSHQQTWKKSSRSPNLLFMDPTNPQWGWSWLERWMGARPWETEGMSEKELRNDQLSVKGASISVGEITKSFARHQLNAEQPSSPASQKPSHSLGRHSPATPASKQQSPSLISARKLKSPSPRANAATTQDDDTRSVFSVQSERNRRRHSIAGSSVRDDESLASSPSTVPSYMAPTHSAKAKTRLQSPSDGENGTTTPERGTAGAAKKRLSYPRSPASRPRRHSGPPKVENISIAQPGTNGEIN; this is translated from the exons ATGGGGAAGAAAGGGAGCTGGTTATCTTCAGTAAAGAAGGCTTTCAGCCCAGATTCTAAG aAGGCTAGTAAATCAAATAAGAAAAGGTTGGAGAAAGAACAGCTTCAGGTTCCAGACTCTTCAATTTTTGAAACTCCTATTGTATCACTGCCGGCCCCTCCGGTTCCTCCAGTGGAAGAGGTGAAACCGACAGAAGTGGAGAAAGAGCAGACGAAGCATGCTTACTCGGTTGCAGTTGCGACGGTGGCAGCTGCTGAAGCTGCTGTAGCGGCTGCTCATGCTGCAGCAGAAGTTGTTAGGTTAACTGCACCAAATCGATTTGCTGGAAAATCGAAGGAGGAAATTGCTGCAATTAGGATTCAAACTGCATTCCGAGGATACTTG GCTAGGAGGGCATTGAGAGCTTTAAGGGGGCTTGTGAGGCTAAAATCACTTGTTGATGGGCCAACTGTCAAACGGCAAACTGCAAATACTCTTAAATGCATGCAGACTCTGTCCCGTGTGCAGTCTCAGATTCATTCTAGAAGGAATAGAATGTTGGAGGAAAATAGAGCCCTCCAAAGACAGCTCGTGCAGAAACATGCCAAGGAACTTGAGAACTTGAGG AGAGGGGAGGAATGGGATGATAGTATACAGTCAAAAGAGCAAGTAGAAGCAAACTTGTTGAGCAAATATGAAGCTGCTACGAGACGAGAAAGAGCACTAGCTTATTCATATTCTCATCAG CAAACATGGAAGAAGTCCTCGAGGTCTCCCAATTTATTGTTTATGGATCCGACGAATCCTCAGTGGGGTTGGAGCTGGCTAGAGAGGTGGATGGGTGCTAGACCATGGGAGACAGAGGGAATGTCAGAGAAAGAGCTTAGAAATGATCAGTTGTCTGTGAAAGGTGCGAGCATTAGTGTGGGAGAAATCACTAAATCGTTTGCTCGCCATCAGCTAAACGCCGAACAGCCTTCCTCGCCCGCCAGCCAAAAGCCAAGTCACTCGTTGGGCCGCCATTCCCCTGCTACTCCAGCATCTAAACAACAATCCCCCTCTTTAATATCAGCTAGAAAGCTAAAATCGCCAAGCCCAAGAGCGAATGCAGCAACCACTCAAGATGATGACACGAGAAGCGTGTTCAGTGTTCAATCAGAGCGCAACAGGAGGAGGCATAGCATTGCTGGGTCATCAGTGAGAGACGACGAGAGCTTGGCAAGCTCCCCATCCACTGTGCCAAGCTATATGGCACCCACTCATTCAGCAAAGGCCAAGACACGTTTGCAGAGCCCGTCAGACGGGGAGAATGGAACAACAACTCCAGAAAGGGGAACTGCGGGGGCTGCAAAGAAGCGGCTTTCGTACCCACGATCCCCTGCTAGCAGGCCAAGGCGGCATTCAGGCCCTCCAAAAGTGGAGAACATCTCCATTGCTCAACCTGGTACAAATGGCGagatcaattaa